One Stigmatopora nigra isolate UIUO_SnigA chromosome 1, RoL_Snig_1.1, whole genome shotgun sequence DNA segment encodes these proteins:
- the pym1 gene encoding partner of Y14 and mago, translated as MATPYVTDESGKYIASTQRPDGTWRKPRRVKEGYVPQEEVPVYENKYVKFFKNKPGLPPGLSASDAEPPKQQQQKGCSDGDAAALSKSAKRNMKRKEKRKQQQQEQEESPADVDTLADAVENVSISASGEVADDSSSLEKAKKIKNIKKKLRQVEELQQKVDSGEIKQLTQEQLEKLARAKTLRDELQQLERLS; from the exons ATGGCGACCCCCTATGTTACAGATGAATCTG GAAAATATATCGCATCCACACAGCGACCGGACGGCACGTGGAGGAAACCGCGGCGGGTGAAGGAAGGCTACGTCCCCCAAGAGGAGGTCCCTGT ATATGAAAACAAATATGTGAAGTTCTTCAAGAACAAACCAGGTCTTCCGCCAGGCTTGAGTGCATCGGATGCCGAGCCCCCAAAGCAACAGCAGCAAAAGGGGTGCTCAGACGGCGATGCCGCCGCTCTCTCAAAATCAGCCAAACGCAACATGAAACGTAAAGAAAAGCGAAAACAGCAGCAACAGGAGCAAGAGGAGAGTCCGGCGGATGTGGACACTCTTGCCGATGCTGTTGAGAATGTGAGCATTTCGGCGAGTGGGGAAGTTGCCGACGATTCCAGCTCATTGGAGAAAGCCAAGAAAATTAAGAATATAAAGAAGAAGCTGCGTCAGGTGGAGGAATTGCAACAAAAAGTGGACTCAGGGGAGATTAAGCAGCTGACGCAAGAGCAGTTGGAAAAGTTGGCCCGAGCAAAAACTCTACGAGACGAGCTGCAGCAGCTGGAGCGCCTTTCGTGA
- the ocstamp gene encoding osteoclast stimulatory transmembrane protein: MKFEADCVVEPLRTAYCRETVKSSASYLWGVYSSSKPTGRHLWILLSLCLVLSAITGALLHHWLSKTLQYDVYASLHTALGYGLAVWLTMFLFHPLRCVLTMTLPTVCTEQGRKLLISASVMVLMLNVIPNISLNVSAVVRSLKCTAEGFSKTLLNSSGLLNTARQEIVEEAIKVRKEDLNIVTNLRKLDHYTNVDVSEVKSRFAQMIGQVEINFSHMRKMLTQYKLLSNRILAAFLVVWLVFESARYLKSYLTSVKFDNVAISKLKETRVNRQNSTILFKKLKLYCGECAPSVISLLVVTLYFTAIALIAALDYFVYHVVEVILPWLLDFPPMSASISVSYKVQWFSPVFCIIPQSCITRQLTDFNKEYKWNFSPESSLCDATTSAPNAGVSMLLGCLWLMSYLLVFLEGYAKRLRRKICASFYKKQEERRVAYRMAKSRTRKDPEESILVICR, translated from the exons ATGAAGTTTGAAGCCGATTGTGTTGTTGAGCCTCTCAG GACAGCATACTGCAGGGAGACAGTCAAATCCTCCGCATCCTATCTATGGGGTGTTTACTCGTCATCGAAGCCCACGGGCCGGCACCTGTGGATCCTGCTTTCTCTCTGTCTTGTTCTGTCTGCCATCACTGGTGCTCTCCTCCACCACTGGCTATCCAAAACGCTACAGTATGACGTCTACGCATCTCTTCACACGGCACTGGGGTACGGTTTGGCCGTGTGGCTGACCATGTTCCTGTTTCACCCGCTGCGCTGTGTTCTGACCATGACCCTTCCCACCGTCTGCACCGAGCAGGGCCGCAAACTCCTCATCTCCGCGTCGGTTATGGTTCTGATGCTGAATGTCATCCCCAACATCAGCCTGAATGTGAGCGCAGTTGTTCGAAGCCTCAAGTGCACCGCTGAGGGCTTCTCGAAAACCTTGTTGAACTCTTCAGGGCTTTTGAATACAGCCCGGCAAGAAATTGTGGAGGAAGCCATTAAAGTGAGGAAGGAGGACCTGAATATTGTCACCAATTTAAGGAAGTTGGATCATTACACAAATGTGGATGTTTCTGAGGTGAAAAGCAGGTTCGCTCAGATGATTGGACAAGTagaaatcaacttttcccatatGAGGAAAATGTTAACACAGTACAAACTTCTGTCCAACAGAATTCTTGCTGCTTTTCTTGTTGTTTGGCTGGTTTTTGAATCTGCCCGCTATTTGAAATCTTATTTGACATCCGTTAAATTTGATAACGTCGCCATTTCCAAACTAAAGGAGACACGCGTCAATCgacaaaattcaacaattttgttcaaaaaattgAAGCTCTACTGTGGGGAATGCGCACCTAGTGTCATATCACTACTAGTGGTGACATTATATTTCACCGCAATAGCTTTAATAGCAGCTTTGGACTACTTTGTGTATCATGTAGTTGAAGTCATCCTGCCATGGTTGCTAGATTTTCCACCCATGTCTGCGAGCATCAGTGTCAGTTATaag GTGCAGTGGTTTTCACCAGTCTTTTGCATCATCCCCCAATCCTGCATCACACGACAGTTGACAGACTTCAATAAAGAATACAAGTGGAACTTCAGCCCCGAATCGTCACTGTGTGATGCCACGACTTCAGCTCCCAATGCGGGTGTGAGCATGTTGCTCGGATGTTTGTGGCTGATGAGCTATCTCCTCGTGTTCCTTGAAGGGTACGCCAAGCGGCTGCGTCGGAAAATCTGTGCGTCCTTTTATAAAAAGCAGGAAGAGAGGCGAGTGGCTTACCGTATGGCTAAAAGCCGTACCAGAAAGGATCCAGAAGAAAGTATTTTGGTTATCTGCAGGTGA
- the LOC144199306 gene encoding thyrotropin-releasing hormone receptor, whose protein sequence is MENFTTGANNVTRVAKLSRMPQNPLEEQVVTIFLTLLICGPGIAGNIMVVLVVLRTKHMVTPTNCYLVSLAMADLLVLLTAGLPNISDVVAYWIYGYAGCVCITYLQYLGINVSSCSITAFTIERYIAICHSIKAQLICTVSRAKKIIAAVWIFTALYCIMWFFLVDTDETVYTDGVVVTCGYRVSRSFYMPIYFLDFTLFYVIPLVLAMVLYGLIARILFMSPLPSHLHDRGSVHRGRSGNTKKVHRGAVSTRKQITKMLAAVVILFAILWLPYRTLVVLNSFYDPPYHNTWFLLFCRMCIYTNSAINPIVYNLMSQKFRAAFKKLCRCSRRQTEEVVEYNVPVYYSVIKDLSRESNEPITEQEEINQWTIKRFILGDKNA, encoded by the exons ATGGAGAACTTTACAACCGGTGCCAATAATGTCACACGGGTGGCAAAGCTGAGCAGAATGCCTCAGAACCCTTTAGAAGAGCAAGTGGTAACCATATTCCTGACGCTGCTCATCTGTGGACCGGGGATTGCCGGGAACATCATGGTGGTTCTGGTGGTGTTGCGGACCAAGCACATGGTGACACCAACCAACTGCTACTTGGTGAGCCTGGCAATGGCTGACCTCTTGGTGCTCTTGACCGCGGGCCTGCCCAACATCTCTGATGTGGTGGCATACTGGATTTACGGCTACGCGGGATGTGTGTGTATAACCTATCTGCAATATCTGGGCATCAACGTGTCCTCTTGCTCCATCACCGCGTTCACCATCGAACGATACATCGCCATTTGTCACTCCATCAAAGCTCAGCTCATATGCACCGTGTCGCGAGCCAAGAAAATCATTGCCGCTGTATGGATCTTCACCGCCCTTTATTGTATTATGTGGTTCTTTTTGGTGGACACCGATGAAACCGTTTACACCGACGGCGTGGTGGTCACCTGCGGATACCGGGTGTCCAGAAGTTTCTACATGCCAATCTACTTCCTGGACTTTACGTTGTTCTACGTGATCCCACTTGTCTTGGCCATGGTGCTTTATGGCCTCATCGCAAGGATACTCTTCATGAGCCCTCTGCCCTCGCATCTCCATGACAGGGGCTCGGTTCATCGAGGACGATCCGGTAACACCAAGAAGGTCCATAGGGGGGCTGTCTCTACCAGGAAGCAG ATAACAAAGATGCTAGCTGCAGTGGTCATCCTCTTCGCCATCCTCTGGCTGCCTTACCGAACGCTGGTCGTGCTCAATTCCTTCTACGACCCTCCTTATCACAACACATGGTTCCTGCTCTTCTGCAGGATGTGCATCTACACCAACAGCGCCATCAATCCCATCGTTTATAACCTCATGTCCCAGAAGTTTCGGGCCGCCTTCAAGAAGCTCTGCAGGTGCAGCCGTCGGCAAACTGAGGAGGTTGTGGAATACAACGTTCCCGTGTATTACAGCGTGATCAAAGATTTGTCCCGGGAGAGCAATGAGCCCATCACAGAGCAAGAGGAGATCAACCAATGGACCATTAAGAGGTTCATTTTGGGGgataaaaatgcataa